The Anastrepha ludens isolate Willacy chromosome 2, idAnaLude1.1, whole genome shotgun sequence DNA window TCCGCTTGCGTCTGTAACTAAAATCGATCCAAACGAGATACCAGAAGTAAGTTATTAATGAAATATACGTATTCAAATGCATGTACAGCTGTGAACATGAAAATAGCtgtacttaaaaaaagaaattattttgaaggCATTTATATTCTtcctataaataaaataaaacagagatgaatactaaataaaatagaGATGGAGactaaaatggaataaaaatgaatactaAGGCATGaattctaaaataaaacaaaaactaaaataaaataaaaactaaaataaaataaaaactacaagaaaataaaaactaaaattaaataataactaaaaaatatatatatgtaaaaaaaataaaacgaaaaattttaaaatatgtatattaaaaaaaaatttaaaaaagttaaaaaaaaaattaaaaaaaaaaattaaaaaaaaattaaaacaattttgttttttaattaaaacaaagaaaaattaaaaaagtaaaaaaaaaaaaattaaaaaacatgtaaaaatcattaaacaaatcaaaaaaaattttaaattaacaacaaaacaaaaataattttaaaaaattttaaaaataaataaacaaaacaaaaattaaaaccaaaaaataaaaaaagaatagaaaaaagattaaaaaaaataatagaaaaaattaaataaatattaaataaaaaaaaaaaataaataaaagaaaaataaataaaaaaaatatattaaataaaaaaaaaataaataaaaaaaaaataaaaaaataaataaaaaaaaaaataaaaaaataaataaataaaaaaaattttaaaaataaaaaaataataataaaaagaaaaataaaaaactagggtctgtcagactcacgcacggtagaagtgaaacttctaagttggttgttccatgcatgggagccccggtttagatctctcccccctctctcgtgttaaattcaggttttcatatttttttttctatatcactccacataaatttgtactatttatttttgtccttattagcttcaaatttgacacttgggtgcagtgttgcacttgacgctgacatttctttgcacttccaatggtattttttgcctacttttggcgcgttaatcaatttgctttgatcaccgaaacggttgaaatgtcattttacaaccttctacttcaactatcgtcactcgtttggcaaacgcactcattgtatcgcttcgtctcctccatacctaccatctatttacttcacatcagtttcttattgctttcccgcttacacacattcaatcggcgctttatctgatactcacacacagcactcatttgcacgggctatggctatctataatacccgttgtcggttgtcgattgtcggttgcctgcatgtcgccagtttacttcaatgcttacttgtgtgctatatacatttcaattcatattatttcgaaattattcgcTACAGGGTGTGCTAGAAACGTTTGCATTTTTGCACTGGTTTATCTTCTAGaagagagagcgacagagagaacgaataggcgagagtgggaaggagcagctgctccttggcccctcccatttgacggattttgGTAACGCttcgaacttaccgtttcactcgcctattttcaatctgccttggggcccccgacgcgcctaaagaagtttcacttcaaaaaactcataactctTCCacggataaactgagaatgctcaggAGCATTCTCACAGGCCATTGCAGACCTTGTAGTCATCTGCACATTATTGGAATATGGTCCACGACCAGGAGAATCCAATGCATCTTCTCATTGAATGGAGAAGATTGAAACATCTTGGCcatttgcagccagaagaaaagaacatgcgctcagtccaacccagctctatacTGAGTTTAATAAAGGAACTGGggttggatgaggtactgtcatgagtagagggcacaaaataccatgaggtcgaagtgcaagcttcaaatctaatctaatctaaaaatATTCTAGTATAAAAAGTAGCCGACTCGTCCATATCACTATTTTGAATATGCATTAATTTTCTAGTCACTAAGAAACGTAGGAAatggtatataattttttaatgataaataatatttaccGATAGCCCGTACGCTAATAGATGATGATAGATTGGTGGAAATTTCGATGACATTTAGATATATCCGGTGTTCTCTGGGGGTCTCGGCAATTTTGCcccatatatatttgtattatcTTTTATAGCTTCATTTAGTTCTCGCATATTATCCTAAGCTCTTATCTTGGAGATGACCGAAGTTTTCAagtattaaaaacttattttttaaaaatttttgaaatcacaGTCCTTCAAAACGGAGGTAAATTTCAATTTactaaaacctttttttattttccatttccagGTCTCGAATAAATTTTTGCTACGTGGTGACCGTTCGAATCGCTCCCAAGACCGCGAACAAAAGCGTGAATCACGAAACGACAGGTCAAGTGAAGGTGGTAGACCCTCATTTGGTTGGTCCAAAAAACGTGTACCAGTTTCGCGCAGTGGACGTATTATCAAAGGGCGCGGAGTTTTCGTAAGTAACTGAGTTTACGTTCACACAATAGTGATTCTTAATGATATATTTTATCTTTAGCGTTTTCGCACGCCATCTCGCAGCCGTAGCCGTAGTACAACTCCTCCACATTGGAAGCGCGCTCAGAATCGCACTATCAAATTGTCTGATTTAGAGCGTCTCGAAGAGGAGAAAAAATTACGAGACGAGGAAATAAAAAGGCGTGAGGTCGAGCGAAAAAAACGTCACGAAGAAATGAAGCGAGATCCTAAAAAGTCTTTCTTTGAGTTATCGCATGCAAGTTCATATGGTGGTAGATACAGTGGATCGCCTGACCGTAAGAATCGAGGTAAGGACAATCCAAGTAATTCGCGTAAGGACAGACACGATGAGCGACGTTCGGATAAAGAAAAGCCGCGTGAAAGAGAAcgggaaaaagaaaaggaaagcgAGAGAGACCGAGATAAGGCAAGGGAAAGGCGACGCGAACGTAGCGTTGATGCAAAACCTTTACCAAAACGCAAGAAGTCGATGGATATGAATGCGCTAGACTATGAACATCAACCGGAAAGTGAAAATGAAGAAGGCTCGACGGAGAAAGAATCCACTTCAAAGTTAAAGGAGAAAAATGAGCGCTATGAGTCTCTGGATACGGAACGACAGAAGGGTAGAGATAATGGGCATGATAATAACAGATCTAAGGATAAGGAAAGGAATAGAGAAAAGACACAAGAAAATGATAAAGAGCGTGGCAAGGAGAAGAGTATGGCTAAGGGCAGTGACAGTGACAGGGCAGACGCTAAAGAAACCGGGAAAGGGAAGGGAAAAGGTGATCCCGAGAAGGACGGCGATAAAAATAAGGACAAATCCAAACCTGTGGAAAAAGACAAGGGAAGAGACAAAGACCGGGACAaggataaagaaaaagaaaaagagacTACACTTCGCAATCGAAACCGATCTAGAAGCGGCTCTCGCTCTAAGCAACGTTCACGCTCTCGATCCCGGTCGCGATCGCGTGCATCACGGTCGCGTTCGCGTTCCCGTTCATTTCGTCGTCGCTCACCAATCAGAGATCGTCGCGAAAGGTTTCCCATGCGTAGAGGTGGCTTTCGTTCGCCTCCTAGGCGCGATTTTCGCGGCAGACGTGGCGGCAATCCATTCATGGATCGTCGTCGTCGCTCTGTGGAGCGCTATCGTAATCGCTTGCCGCTCTCGCCGTTACGCACACGTCGCGCAACGCCTCCACAAGAGCGACGGTCACGTAATCGGTCGTTATCACGAAGTCGATCTCGATCACAACGGCGCGATCATATGCGTAAACGTTCGGCTGATTCTCGAGAGAAGCGAACACGTTCTAAGTCGCGTGACCGACGTACCTCATCCAAGTCACGGGAACGAGGCTCACGAACGCGTGGTCGTCGCACCAGATCCAAATCGCGATCACCAATTCGCCACACACGCAACAGACGTTCTGATACACGTTCACCAAGGCGTTCAAAATCGGCAAATTACACACGAAAATCGAATGAACGACGTTCCGTCTCCAAAAAAGAGAGTAACTCGGATGCAAATGTAAGTTCAGGTATCAATGCGGGCACGACATTTGGAGATTCTGATAAAATGCgcgaaaaaatgttgaaacgTGCTGAGGCTGCACAAATGCTGAAAGACCATATGCGTAAAGAAATAGCGAGGGAGGAAGAACGACGTGCGGAGAAGCAGCGACTGGATGACTTGGAAAAGGAAAAAACAGCACGAGAACTGGAGGAATTAGAACGTCTCAAATTGGAGACACTGCAAAAGCTGGAAGAgcatgaaaatcttaaaaaactgACAGTTATAGCAGCTGTGGCTGAAGCAATCAGTACGAAAGATGGTAAGGATGAAAAgtctaaagaaaagaaaaagaagcgtaagAAGTCAAAAAAACGTTCGCGTACCTCGGGCACCGAATCCAATTGAGATTTGGTTCAACTGATATACGTAACAAGAAGGCATATTTACTCAAATGATTGAAATTATATTACATTGAAATATGGGGCATATGTTTGAATGaacttatttagtttttattacatacatatacatatgtatgtatgtatgtacattcgcAAGATGCACTCTACTGGGTGTATGCAAAACGTTTTGAAGACACATAGAAATCATTGaatgatttaaattaaaattaactcttcactgattttttgaatgtttaatataaaagaacattttaattaaaaaatcaaaacaatttggTGTTCTTCTTATGagttatacatatttacatatcttGTCCAGGTGAATTAATTCGTAGTAGGACTGTTCATGaggcaaatatttataacaatTCTTACAAACTATCAGGTTTTGGTGTACCCAAAagaacttgcaaagtaggggaaagtgagagagccaaatgacatttcattttgagaggGTGTTGCAAGTTTAAACGGGctaaatttttacttgcaaGAATTTCCAGGTGAGAAAAACAGcagatcgcaaagtaaaaataaacacgaattcaaatttacgaattgagtcagagctctaaattagaaaaaagtgaTTAAGATGGAGGttgtaagtaaaaatattttatatattgtgaAATTAATTGAAGTCATATATTGATTGAATAGGAATCGGCCAATGGTATAGAGCAGGGGTCTTCGAACTTTGAAGCCTTAGGGTCAGGGGTCTCGCAACTTTGAAAACCTAGGACCATAAAAAAAGTGTTAGGATTTGACTAAACTTCTAAAACCAGTCATATCAGTTATCCACAGGGCTGAATCATCGACAATTCCAGGAGTTTATTGAAGAGATTGGAGCAAATTACTTGCCATATCATATTGCTGTACGCTGGCTTAGTTGCGGAAAAGTCCTTAAGCGCTTTTTTGAACTTCGAGCAGAgatcgacatttttttgaatgagaAGCATCGCCCTTGTGTCGAATTAGGATATAGTGAATGGCTTTGGAAATTAGGATTCTATGTCGGTTTGACAAATTATCTGAACGAACTGAGTTTGAGATTGCAAGAAGAAAATCAGCTTCTCCCTGATTTATACACCAATATCAAAACGTTCAGGCAGAAAATAATACTATTTCCATCGCAATTACGTAAAAAATGTTTCACACAATTTAAAACATGTGAAATATTCAGCCACACTACAAAGACAGAGTTTGCCGTCGATTTTGCAGTTGAACTTTAAGTACGTTTCTCAGACTTTCATGCCATTGCGAATGAAATTAAGCTTTTTCAAAACTCTTTTGATTCTGACATTGAAACCCTGGCTCCGGAAATCCAAATGGCACTGGCACAGTTTGATAATTTGCATAAGTTTGCTCGTggattgttttctgtttttggtaCTACGTACTTGTGTGAGAAAACGTTTTCCAAGATGAAATACACAAAGAGTGTTTACAGATCTAAATTAACCGATCAGCATCTTAAATCTCTTTTAATAATTGCTACAAACAATGGTCGGTGGAAAATCActgctatgtacatacataaatctcattagtattttattcttttattactgggacaaatttcaattaatttctgtattttataattttaatttcataatttctgtCGTGCAAGTAAATAAAATCGAGTATTTATCATTGTATTTTCATTCTCCTCCACTAAAATTATAACAGCAATAGTAACAACAGTAAAACATTAGCTGTCGTGGGCCATATGGGCTAGTTTTAAGCTGTTGCGGGCCGGATGGATGCCACTAGCGGGCCGTTGTTTGGAGACCCCTGGTATAGAGGTATGTACTTCTGCTTCCAGCTAATAGTCACCGTTGCTGCAGTTtccgaaatacaaatcgaaagcTCTGAAGGCATATATTTTGTGAGTTATGCTTCTACGGAAATTGTGAAATGCATAGACAGATGCAAGGAAAATGTGGCACAACAATACATTTGCTAATGGAATCttcttcatctgacagcgatgctgaaatggaaaataaagcaaggcgtaccgcagggcggtgtcctttcacccttgcttttcaacttctatatctcgaaactcccccagccaccaaagggagtctccctggtctcatacgccgacgactgcacgataatggcgttgggcagtgacattgatggcctatgcttcaaggtaaacgactacctcgccagcctttctcgcttcttcactgcgaggaatttacaactCTCCCCCATGGACAAAGGAGGCCAAGTTACAACTCAAAGTGaaaccaattccgacggtaaacaaccccaaaattttgggaattACCTCTGACTGCTTGctcttctcagcgcatacaaccgctattgcaactaaagtacagaatcgcaacaaggttctcaagtcgctcgccggcagcacttggagcaaaaacaaggaaatgttgctgtcgacttttaaagcaataggccgacagGTTCTAAACTATACTGCGCTTGTCTGGTCGCCTAGAACTAgcgattcgcagtggacgaagctgcagacctgccaaaacactgctttAAGGACCGTGACAGGATGCCTTCTGGTGTCACCTATACAACATCTGCATAACGCGGTCCAAATGCTGCCTGTTAAGGAGCACAaaaaactgctcagcaagcagtttttgctagggtgttaccgcaggcccATGCAGACActtgctcgagcctgagccacctcccaggcacatcaggaggcatttcctcaactacgcggacgagatctcagacaaaacaaacatacagttactggatcggacagtgtacagacagaccataaatgacattcatcgggagactctcaccaccttcttaacctCCCGACCCctgttatcggagtccaaccaccaccaatcgcagacgaagagcgcacgacactaaccacctcttcacatgcccccttaatcagactcatctaacccccctctccctctggacccaacccgtcgaaacagcatgtttcctgggcctacccctagatgagctagacgaagacgacagatgatatacctacactgacagggctaactatgctgttaaaacaacaacaacaacagacgaagagcgccaacttccccgagagtcccgcgtaaccttggcgcaattacgttctggatattttaGCAGGTTAAaatcctacctatccagaatcgaccgcgacatactaaatatatgtccagcatgtgaaggaaccccgcacgacactaaccaccttttcacatgccccattaaacccactcatctaacaaccctctccctctggacccaatccGTCGAAACAGGTAGtctcctgggcctaccgttagatgagctagacgaagacgaccggtgattacgatacactgacagggcaaaggtactgctacaacaagcACAACAACATGAAATGGAAGAACTCATTCAAAAAAGTGCTGCCAACCATAAATgtcaaattttgatatttctacAACAGCTGGTTAaatgttaacaagcaaatttACCTAAGAgtctttaagttttttattaagtcAGCTGAATTTTCAAACTAAAATGTATTCGTTGACATATGCAATTGTGTTAATGGAGGAGAAAAGTGAGAGAAGCAAACGGAGTCTCGGAATTGTGCGAAACATATTGAGAGGTGCAAGGAGCCCTACCGATAAGGACGAACCAATGTAAGTACTTGccttttttgttaaagaaaaagtttacttaaatgCGGTTCAAAACaggtttatcaaaaattacctGTTAAATAAAGCATCATTTACATAcgttttgagttttattgaagACAGCGCAAGCTCAGCAAGGTCGCGAAAGCAAGTTGGAATtctgtcaaaaataaaaaaatgaaatcatgtgattctaatttattttacatttcatttgcattatgtttttttgtttttttatttaatactcaacagaaaaaacttttatttttttaaatttttcccgacgacaatttaatcagctgtttacaaaacttgcaaattattactggttttgcgttcatgtgctttttttatttttttctttgagagcgAGTTCTTGTAAATAAAGTTACTGGCAAGTTACTGAATAATTTTTACGTCAGCAGACCTATTTTTCTAACTGGCAAATATTACGTTCTATGGAAAATAACTTCAGCAATACTGCAACAGATTAACAGCAACATACAACTAATCGAATAAAACCAAAtcatctaaagccattggccctgatgGACCAAACATactgatgctgaagcacctgAGTCCtttgggagtaggatttctcacaaggttttcaatttgtccttggccactctcattatctctgacaagtggaaagcagggagagtggtcccgcTACTGAAACCtaggaaacccgccaaccaaggggaatcttatcggccgataactctcctttccccagtagtgaagaagCCCTCCttctcccactcttcacgaaacacctgccCCCACATCgcttgaatttgaattgaatttgaaaaggtcgagccaaggagcaccaggagatttggtggctcctaaaacactcaggctaaaaaagcccattgtatttaaagctctggaaagggggtagatagtcaaggagggagggagaaaagtatcatagaaagagataggaaagaatagagacagagatagagatagttagtcctgtgagaattttccagattctttgacaaatttgtaaatatcctccagttttagagaacgaataatactcattctcatgacatcggaacccaatactcgtagtcgcgctctagcaaaggcaggacactcacagagaaagtgctcagtgctatccgcctcctccaagcacgacaggcataccggggcctcgatgattccaatggtggccatatgctgaccccatgggttgtgtcctgtaatgatgccgaccatcaaccgaatgtctttccttctaagttttagtagaaagtttgacagttttctgttcggactcgtcacaaaaaactttgcagttctgcagcgttctagaccggaccatcgctctttatatagattgcctacataatcgttgatccagttcttgattcctgcgggactgattccgattattggctctggcccctgtggaggcaccgctgatccacggttggccaattcgtcggcaatttcgtttccttgaacaccggagtgtcctggaacccatataagtacaagcctgttctgttttgcgacagaattaagcttcttcttacattcttgaacaatctttgaggtttgcttcgcgttctccagggccttcaatgcagcctgactgtcactgaagactccaatctgtttcccggtccatctcctctcgattatccattcggctacttttaggatggcaaaaacttctgtttggaagacagttgccattccccccatagcgtagtgatacttattactatcgtttaagtaccatccggctccagaccctatttcagtcttggacccatcggtaaagaaaatatccgtcaaacctccctgcatgcctcctggattgctccattgctcacgcaatggaaatctgacatcaaatttccttccgaatgaaactgtgggtatcaggtcatctttaggtgccaaaaacagtggatactgctccgacagcaacttaaagatttctctgtgtcccgaagctccatcttcgtgccagaaaccatatttatggagtctacacatagcttttattgcttcctgttgtatcttaagatccagggggagcaaatcaagcatagcatttagggcatctccagaggttgtactcatggcacccgtgatgcataaacatacacttctttgcagcgtgtatagttcccggattgtggacttaaccatgctccgtcgccaccagaccacagaagcgtaagtgatgattggtctgataagtgccgagtatatccataggaccacagcaggtttcagaccccaagttttgccaaaggctctacggcattgctgaaaaatcttcaatgcacgattcaccttcagtgaaacgtgtgtctcccaagtcagcttcttatccaagattactcctagatatttaacttcgttggaaagaccaagtgtcacacctttcagtgttggcagactgagtccatccaatttccgttttctcgtaaacaagactatagttgttttgttcggattaacggaaagaccttgtctcatgcaccaatcatcgattttgtcaagaatcctctgcactttcgtgcaaagcctccttaaggatttatccgatgttagcgcacagacgtcgtccgcatatgcttggacgtgaaagccgagttcctgcatctccactaatagggagtctacgacgaagcaccacagcagcggagaaagaacacccccttggggacatccttgcttggccctgactgtgatttgctcgtcatcgctcccaccagcggttaacagcctctcagagagcatggagtatatccattttataatggcttgattaactccgtgtcgttcggcagaagaacatatcgagtcgaaagtggcattatcaaaagccccctcaatgtccacgaacacgcccattgtgtattcgtcagcttccagcccagcttcaatcttgctaacaagatcgtgtaaggctgattcacatgattttccactctggtaagcgtgttgatttctactaagtggacttctcggcaatacccccactcgaatatgtttctccaccactcgttccagacttttcaacatgaacgatgtcaaactgattggtctgaaactttttgctagggaatagtcatcttttcctggtttcggaataaatactactcttacgcgtcgccattgggatggtatataaccaaatgcaagacaggctgtgaagatccttttcagggcctcaatcagcctgtctcctccttttttaagcattgctggatatattccgtcaggtccaggggacttaaagttctcaaaggaagataaggaaaaccttatcgattcccttgtcactatccgactagcaatataccagctgtacctagaggttccaccgttgccaccgttgttgttcatgccactctcaacttcagagatagttctactacccggaaagtgagtttcgagtagagcattaaacgtttccgatttggaaatggtgtatgaaccatcaggttttcgaatggaatccagccttactgagcggtctaaatgaaggaccttacaaagtctcgctgtttccctcatttcttcgacgttactgcagaaatttctataggattcaagtttggcttgccgtacttttttcttatattctctctgtgtaagtcgatgattggcccagtcctcttctgttttggtcttcaaggccttattaagaagtttcctggaccgtacacgaagcttcgacagttcagggttccaccaaggaaccgctttcccctgtctgctttgcctgagtggacacagttcctcaaagcaattgattaaagtaccttctaatttcttagtcgcatcttcaatcatttctgctgatttgagttttttcaggtttggtaatcgctctgttacaagctcaccatacctgtcccagtccacatttcgaggattcctaccggaaggtattgatattgtgtcaattcccagtcggaattcgataagacgatgatcagaaagagagtcctcctccaaaactcgccatcggttgatttgatttccaactgacctattggtaagtgttaaatcaatcacctcttgtctccttctggtcacaaaagttggtttgttaccagtgttttgaatgaccaaatcggatgacaggataaaatccagtagcttgagacctctggggttgcatttgctgcttccccacacaatgttctgtgaatttgcgtcacagcccactattagccccagattattggattctgcgta harbors:
- the LOC128855423 gene encoding peptidyl-prolyl cis-trans isomerase G isoform X1, with amino-acid sequence MTVAEGLATTSATANAAARPRCFFDISIGGLNVGRIVFELFKDVAPKTVENFRALCTGEKGIGLVTGKTLHYKNVIFHRVVKDFMIQAGDFSAGNGTGGESIYGGTFEDESFDFKHDRPFLLSMANRGKNTNGSQFFITTQPAPHLDNVHVVFGQVISGQDLVRQLEELPVDRNSRPLQDVTISNCGELVRQVKVKKDKKKKKRSTVSAGEDSDAGSDADKRAKRKEKKKKKGHKREKSHERSSGAEKSQEDEEENEDVDEGELHPLASVTKIDPNEIPEVSNKFLLRGDRSNRSQDREQKRESRNDRSSEGGRPSFGWSKKRVPVSRSGRIIKGRGVFRFRTPSRSRSRSTTPPHWKRAQNRTIKLSDLERLEEEKKLRDEEIKRREVERKKRHEEMKRDPKKSFFELSHASSYGGRYSGSPDRKNRGKDNPSNSRKDRHDERRSDKEKPREREREKEKESERDRDKARERRRERSVDAKPLPKRKKSMDMNALDYEHQPESENEEGSTEKESTSKLKEKNERYESLDTERQKGRDNGHDNNRSKDKERNREKTQENDKERGKEKSMAKGSDSDRADAKETGKGKGKGDPEKDGDKNKDKSKPVEKDKGRDKDRDKDKEKEKETTLRNRNRSRSGSRSKQRSRSRSRSRSRASRSRSRSRSFRRRSPIRDRRERFPMRRGGFRSPPRRDFRGRRGGNPFMDRRRRSVERYRNRLPLSPLRTRRATPPQERRSRNRSLSRSRSRSQRRDHMRKRSADSREKRTRSKSRDRRTSSKSRERGSRTRGRRTRSKSRSPIRHTRNRRSDTRSPRRSKSANYTRKSNERRSVSKKESNSDANVSSGINAGTTFGDSDKMREKMLKRAEAAQMLKDHMRKEIAREEERRAEKQRLDDLEKEKTARELEELERLKLETLQKLEEHENLKKLTVIAAVAEAISTKDGKDEKSKEKKKKRKKSKKRSRTSGTESN
- the LOC128855423 gene encoding peptidyl-prolyl cis-trans isomerase G isoform X2, with amino-acid sequence MTVAEGLATTSATANAAARPRCFFDISIGGLNVGRIVFELFKDVAPKTVENFRALCTGEKGIGLVTGKTLHYKNVIFHRVVKDFMIQAGDFSAGNGTGGESIYGGTFEDESFDFKHDRPFLLSMANRGKNTNGSQFFITTQPAPHLDNVHVVFGQVISGQDLVRQLEELPVDRNSRPLQDVTISNCGELVRQVKVKKDKKKKKRSTVSAGEDSDAGSDADKRAKRKEKKKKKGHKREKSHERSGAEKSQEDEEENEDVDEGELHPLASVTKIDPNEIPEVSNKFLLRGDRSNRSQDREQKRESRNDRSSEGGRPSFGWSKKRVPVSRSGRIIKGRGVFRFRTPSRSRSRSTTPPHWKRAQNRTIKLSDLERLEEEKKLRDEEIKRREVERKKRHEEMKRDPKKSFFELSHASSYGGRYSGSPDRKNRGKDNPSNSRKDRHDERRSDKEKPREREREKEKESERDRDKARERRRERSVDAKPLPKRKKSMDMNALDYEHQPESENEEGSTEKESTSKLKEKNERYESLDTERQKGRDNGHDNNRSKDKERNREKTQENDKERGKEKSMAKGSDSDRADAKETGKGKGKGDPEKDGDKNKDKSKPVEKDKGRDKDRDKDKEKEKETTLRNRNRSRSGSRSKQRSRSRSRSRSRASRSRSRSRSFRRRSPIRDRRERFPMRRGGFRSPPRRDFRGRRGGNPFMDRRRRSVERYRNRLPLSPLRTRRATPPQERRSRNRSLSRSRSRSQRRDHMRKRSADSREKRTRSKSRDRRTSSKSRERGSRTRGRRTRSKSRSPIRHTRNRRSDTRSPRRSKSANYTRKSNERRSVSKKESNSDANVSSGINAGTTFGDSDKMREKMLKRAEAAQMLKDHMRKEIAREEERRAEKQRLDDLEKEKTARELEELERLKLETLQKLEEHENLKKLTVIAAVAEAISTKDGKDEKSKEKKKKRKKSKKRSRTSGTESN